In Vogesella indigofera, the sequence CATCGTCGCGCAACGTTGGCCGCAAGCCGGCCGCGTGGCCGATATCACCGCCGCCAACCCGGAACAGGTAACCGCGCCGCACGACTGGCACGACGTCGATATCGCCATCGTGCCCGGCGAGCTGGCGGTGGCGGAAAGCGCGGCGGTGTGGGTCAGCCACGCCGGCAACAGCCAGCGTGCGCTGTACTTCCTCACCCAGAAGCTGGTGCTGGTGGTACCCAAAGACGCCATCGTCGACACCATGCGCGACGCCTACGCCCGCGTCAGCATCCGCGAGCACGGCTTTGGCGGCTTCATCAGCGGCAGCTCGCGCACCGCCGACATCGAACAGAGCCTGGTGATGGGCGCGCACGGCGCGATGGCGGCGCTGGTGATCTTCGTGTGAACCGAATCTGCGTTGTAGCTTCTCTTGATACGGCCTGCGGGCCGTTTTTTTTTGGATGAAAAAATAAGCCGCAGCAAGCTGCGGCCTCTGGCAAACAAAGCTGCCGCCTCAGGCGTCGGCAGTGCCCCGCTCGGCGGCAAACAGCCAGCCGCCCAGTGCGCCACCGATGGCTGCTCCCGCCAGCTGCGCCAGCACAAAGCCGCCGACATCGGCCGGCGCGATGCCGGCAAAGGTATCGGTCAGGCTGCGCGCCAGCGTCACCGCCGGGTTGGCGAACGAGGTCGAGGCGGTAAACCAGTACGCCGCCACGATGTAGAGCGCTACCAGCAGCGCCACCTTGTCGCGGGCATGGCGCACGCCACCCAGAATGGTCAGCAGCAGGCCGGCGGTCGCGGTGACCTCGGCCAGCCATTGCGGCCAACCGCTACGCACGTGCTGTGACGCCTGCAGCAAGGGCAGGTCGAACATCGCGTGCGCCAGCAGCACGCCGGCGACGGCGCCGACCACTTGCGCCGCCAGATAAGGCAGCACGCGCGGCCACGGCAATTCGCCACGCGCTGCCATCACCAGGCTGACCGCCGGATTGAAGTGCGCGCCCGACAGCGGCGCGAACAGCGTGATCAGCACCAGCAGGCCGGCGCCGGTGGCCAGCGCATTGGCCAGCAAGGCGACCGCGTCGTTTCCGGCGGCCAGGGCTTGCCCCATGATGCCGGAGCCGACCACTACCGCCAGCAGCAAGGCACTGCCGATGGCTTCTGCAACCAATGCCCGCATCGTTTATGCCTTCCCGATAGCGGCCAGTTCGGCCTTCAGTTCGTCCTCGCCCATGGCGGCAATGTCCAGCGCGACGAAGCGGCTGACGCGGCGATGGATGATCTGGTATGCCGTCGCGAACGCCGCCATCGCCTCGTCGTCGTTACTGCCGACGCCGGCCGGATCCTCCAGCCCCCAGTGCGCGCGCAGCGGCGTGCCCGGCCACAGCGGACAGGTCTCGCCGGCGGCGCTGCCGCAGACGGTGAACACGAAGTCCATCTGTGGTGCATCCGGCGTGCCGAATTCGTCCCAGCTCTTGCTGCGGTAGCCGCTGCTGTCGATGCCGTGCTTTTCCAGGGTCTTCAGCGCGTAGGCGTTGACCTTGCCGGCAGGCTGGCTGCCGGCGCTGTAGCCCTTGAAGCGGCCCTGGCCCAGATGGTTGATCAGCGCTTCGCCGAGAACGCTGCGCGCCGAGTTGCCGGTGCACAGGATCAGCACGTTGTAGACCTTGTCAGTCACGGGACTTCCTTTCCTTGGAAACGATGGCTTCGATGTTCTTGCGCGCGATCAGCTGGACTTTTTGCGGGGCCGGTGCGCAGCAGGCGCTGGCCGTAGTGCTGCTATCAGCCGGGGCGCAACAGGCGTCGGCGGCCGCCAGCGCGGCCGGTGCCGGGGCACAGCAGCTGTCGGGGTTGGCCGCGACCGCCTGCGGCGCGTCGTTATAGGTCGGCGCGCTGTCCAGCGTGTGGTAGGTCTCCCACGCGATGCCGGACGGGTCCTGCACCCAGTGCTTGTCCGATCTGGCGTAGCAGCAGGTGGTGCCCTCTTCCGTCAGCGCCGCCATGCCGGCGGCGTCGATGCGCTGCTTCAGCTCGGCCAGCTCGTCGCCGTTCTCGGCCTGGATGCCCAGGTGATCCAGCCCGGCCGGGGCGC encodes:
- a CDS encoding LutC/YkgG family protein encodes the protein MSSREQILAKLRHNRPQGPALPDIDAVPFITFADKFDAFATLVRNLGGDAVQLQPGETVAGIVAQRWPQAGRVADITAANPEQVTAPHDWHDVDIAIVPGELAVAESAAVWVSHAGNSQRALYFLTQKLVLVVPKDAIVDTMRDAYARVSIREHGFGGFISGSSRTADIEQSLVMGAHGAMAALVIFV
- a CDS encoding aquaporin, translating into MRALVAEAIGSALLLAVVVGSGIMGQALAAGNDAVALLANALATGAGLLVLITLFAPLSGAHFNPAVSLVMAARGELPWPRVLPYLAAQVVGAVAGVLLAHAMFDLPLLQASQHVRSGWPQWLAEVTATAGLLLTILGGVRHARDKVALLVALYIVAAYWFTASTSFANPAVTLARSLTDTFAGIAPADVGGFVLAQLAGAAIGGALGGWLFAAERGTADA
- a CDS encoding arsenate reductase ArsC, which gives rise to MTDKVYNVLILCTGNSARSVLGEALINHLGQGRFKGYSAGSQPAGKVNAYALKTLEKHGIDSSGYRSKSWDEFGTPDAPQMDFVFTVCGSAAGETCPLWPGTPLRAHWGLEDPAGVGSNDDEAMAAFATAYQIIHRRVSRFVALDIAAMGEDELKAELAAIGKA
- a CDS encoding ArsI/CadI family heavy metal resistance metalloenzyme; translated protein: MKRLHIHVSVDELATSIRFYNALFGAEPTVLKHDYAKWMLDDPRVNFAISQRGAPAGLDHLGIQAENGDELAELKQRIDAAGMAALTEEGTTCCYARSDKHWVQDPSGIAWETYHTLDSAPTYNDAPQAVAANPDSCCAPAPAALAAADACCAPADSSTTASACCAPAPQKVQLIARKNIEAIVSKERKSRD